CCGACACTCAGCAAAGCCTCTGTCAAGGCTTTGGAAGCCGCCAGGTGCAGGTAAGTAAAGACCACATGATCTTTCCTTAGAAAAATCCACTCTTCAGATTGCGGCTCCTTGACCTTCACAATGAGTTGAGCCTCTCCATACGTCGCTTCCATCGTTTGGGCCAGAACTGCACCGGCTTGCCGATAGAGGTCATCACTGAACCCACTCCCTTCTCCGGCTCCCTGTTGAATGACGACCCGATGCCCGCGACCACACAATTCCTTCACTCCATGAGGAGTCAGTGCCACACGAAATTCATGATCCTTAATTTCTTTTGGGATCCCAATCACCATATTCTTAACCCCTTTCACCTCTCTGTGGCCCTGATGTCGGCCCACATCCTATTCACCAACTATCTACGTTTTATCCAATAAATACGAGGACTTTCCAGCCGACCTGTTCCCGTGACCTGGACAGGTTCCTGAAAACTCAGGTAAGATCGGCTCTTTATTTTCCCTTTGCTTTTTCGGGTATTTTCATGGGAATTTAACGAGTATGAGTAAATTCACGCATCATATTTTTGTGTGCATCAATGAACGGCCCAAGGGAGATCCACGAGGATGTTGCTCAGCCTTAGGATCTATCGGATTACATGCTTTTTTTAAAAAAGAAGTCGAGCGGTTAGGGTTAAAAGGAATTGTCCGCGCAAACAAAGCCGGCTGTCTGGACCAATGTGAGTACGGACCAAGTGTCGTCATCTATCCCGAAGGCGTTTGGTATTGGGTTGGCCAGGAAGCTGATGTCACCGAAATCATGGAGCGACATATCGGTAAAGGGGAAATTGTGGAACGGCTCTTGATGCCAGGGAAAAATGGTTCGTTACCCACAGTCAACTCCTAATGCCTTGTCCTTTCACATACGGACCACTGGTCCCCTAAACCTGTCGCCACAACCTGGCGCATGGCCTTCATCTTATGGGCAATGAAGAAAAATGGAAAGCCAACTTACGAAAAGTGGCCTTTTTAAAGTCCTTTCCCGGCTGGCTCTCCTCCTGGGAACAGGGGCTAGGAGCCTCCATTGAACAAGTCCTCCCGATTCCCGGGCATGCTCCCCATACCGTCCTCCTCCTATCAGAGGGCCGCTTTGTGGTTACTCCACCCGTTCATGACGAACCGCAAATGGTGACAGCCGGACTCGTGGCCGCTCGTCCACATCTTGAATCCATTCATGCCAGCGCATTTACGGAATACGATCATCTGACACGCCTGGATCAGGAATTAGGACGCATGGCCAGGTTAGAAAATATTCTGAATGCCATTGATAACAACCTTGATCGAATTCCTGAACTCAAATCGCGCATTCAGGATTTAGTCAAACAATGGGACAGGGAGAATCATCATTCACAATGAATATGCTTGAAATGTTTTCCGGAGCCCTTTTTGAAGGAGTGAGCCCTATGATGGTGAGAAGAGACCACTTGGTCCGACATCCGGACCGTTGCACCCATAATGCGATCTGCATTCCAATTTGTCCGACAGGAGCCTGGCTTTCGACTCCTCCCTACAAATTCGATTCGTCACGGTGCATGGAATCGTGCCGTCTCTGTCTGGATGCCTGCCCATCTCAGGCTATTTACGGAGTCTTCCGCAAAGGCGAAAAACTTCTCGTAGCGAAGCAAGAGTAAATTAAATAATCCGCTTCCTCCAATATCCCCAATAGGCCGTACCCACGGTACCACAGCCACCGGTGAGTCCGGTTGATGCCACGATTTGATAGACATCGCTCCGTGCAATTTTGATGGGTGAATGCGGACTCAGCACAAGCGGAGACACCGACAACTGTTGTAAGGTACGAATCCCGATCAAAATCGGCCACATGCAAGCCAACCGCAGGCGAATCTCCATGCGGGGTATGGCCATTGTATAGCGCCATCCTTGATCTAAATGATCTCGCGCCTCCTGTATTAATTTTCTGAAGAGGGGGCGAAATGCGGGTGCAGAGTTCTCATCGAGCAGTTGCTGGGGAGTAAGAGATACCTGATCCAGCAATACTGTCGGGATATAACACCGCCCATTCCTCAAATCCCGTGGCAAATCCCTTAAAATATTGACCATTTGCAACCCCTTCCCATAGCGAATGGCAAGAGGAATCATACAGGCCTGATCCCACCCTCGAAATCCCGGAAGGTGGCTGCATACCATCTTCGTCCAAAACTCTCCCACGCATCCCGCAACCGCATAGGTGTAATATTCAAAATCATGAATCGCCTGTAAGGCGCGTACCGCCTGCCTTTCCGATTTTTGGGGAAACTGATGGAGGTCAAACTCCATTCCTCCAATCAGCACAGACAGAACCTGCGCAATCTGAGACCGGTCGGTCGGAGTAAATTTTTGGTAAATTTGGAAACACCCCTCCAATTCTTCCAACAAGCGACGCTCATCAGGATTATTTTGTTTCGTGAGGACTTGCGTCTGGATTTGTTTGATCTGTGCCAAATCGGTGGTACTTCCCCATAGCTGCCCTTTTAACAGACGCAAACATTCCAGGCGGACCCCATCCTCTACTTCTCCCGTATCGGCGATCGTATCCGCAGCTCTGGCCAACAAATAGGCCAGACCAATTTGTGCACGAACCGCGCGAGGCAGAATAGCCAGGGTTAAATAAAAGGAGCGGGAAACCCGCTTGAGCACTTCACTGAGGAGGTGTTGATCCGGGGAAGAAAGGCGCATAATCTAGCGAACGATGAGACGGCCTTCCATCCCTTGCTCACGATGCGTGGGAAAGAACAGAAGCTGTTTATCGCAATAAAAAGGATAGATGCCGGGCTCGGTCAACGTAAGGGTGACAGCTTTCGTATCGCCGCTGGAAATATCCAGGTCCACCAGACGAGTGCCGCTGGGGTCATCCAGCAAAAAATTATGAGGAACCAGAAAAGACTGATTACTCAGAGTCAGGGTCAGGGGTTTACCCGCTTTCACCACCATTTCCGATGGCGTATAGGCATAACTTTCCATACTGATCATGACCTGTTGTCCGAAAGGTTCCTCCACTGGAGGCAAGGAAGACTCAGACGGTTGGGCGTATAGACGGTCGGAAAAACTCCCATAGCCCATCACCACGACGAGACTCAATATCAATCGTGTATAATAATTTACAGAAAAAATGTCTAGAATAAATGATCTCCTCATCAGTCAAGATATCATAACGGTTTTCCAGACAAGGGTCACGCCTTTCCCTCTCTTGACTCTCAAGAAAAAGGTGTTATCTTCCAACATGTTGAAATCTAAAATCGCTTTTTAGGACACTGGTAAGGGGATCATTTAATCATTCATGAAGTCGAACATATTAGCGTGTTTCCACAAGCGGATGTGAAACAATTAAGGGAGATTGTCTATGAAAAAACTTAAAGGAATTGGTTTATTACTAATTGCCAATATCCTCATCTTTATCACCCTCTCAATCTCGTTCACCGTGTTGTCTGAGATGATTCTCCCGGCCTTCGGGATCGATCTCCGTGGATCAATCGCTCAAATGGATCTGTTATGGGCATTTGTCATCGGATTTGGTGGTGCATTTATCAGTTTGGCCTTTTCCAAACAAATGGCCAGGGCCTTTATAGACTGCACGCAAATCACAGAACCGCGAAACCAGGCGGAAAGAATCGTGTTTGACACAGTCCAAAAAATATCTGAAAAGTTAAGCATTTCCATGCCGGAAGTATGGATTTATGAATCGCCAGACCCCAATGCGTTTGCCACCGGACCCACAAGAAACAACTCGATGGTGGCCGTATCAACCGGCCTGCTCAACAACCTTAATGAAGGTGAAGTGCGAGCCGTCCTGGCTCATGAAATGGGCCATGTCTACAACGGCGATATGTTCACCACAACCGTGTTGGCAGGCCTGATGAATACTTTTGTCTACTTTATTAGCCGGTTTATTTACCGGCAGGTAGCGGAACGTAATGAAGCATTAGGATTTGGAGTCTATATCGTGTTGCAAATTGTTCTCTCCGTCCTGGCGATGATTCCCATTAGCTGGTGGTCCCGCCGTCGGGAATTTGCAGCCGACCGGTTCGCAGCCAACACCGTAGGCAAAGAACATATGATCTCTGCTCTGGAGGGCATTGATCGTTGGGTGCAACGCACCCAGTTTGAATATAGCACCCAAGATGCACTGGCTACGATGAAAATATCGGGGAAATCGCACAGTTTCATGCAGATATTTGCGACTCACCCGCCAATTGAAGCGAGGGTGACTGCGTTACGGCAACTCTGACTCGTAAAATAGGCGTAATTCAAAAAAGGGACTTGGCATGGCCAGGTCCCTTTTTTTTTATCGTCTTTCCGCCAATCCGAATTGTTTCAAAACAAAAGGAGCGATTTGTTTGTCCACGGCCGGAGAAAATGCGAGTTAATTCAGCGTTCTGACATCGTATTCATGGGAACGGACTACTGGGAACTCCTTCATTCCATGCCGGCAAAGAACAGGAAGGAGCGAGGCGGGAGGTTGAACCAGTGCGACAGGAATACGTAATTGCTGAAGATGATAGAGCCCATACCCACACAAAATCAGCCCCATCGGGCCCATGGATTCCACCTCAGAAAAATCAACGAGTACTTTTCGATAGTCCAGACCTATCGCTCGCGCTCCCGCCTTTTCAAACATCTCCCCGAGAGAATGATCCGGCAAACCCAATATTCGAATAACTATGGCATCCGGTAAAACCCGAAGTCCCCATTGCATTAGGAAATCCTCCTCAAGCCTGAATGATCGGTGTTGAGGCACCCACTCTCGTAGCGCCACCTATCCATACAGGATTGAGTGAACCCTTTGAGCCATACCCCTACAATTCCCTATTTGAACTAGCGTCGTCTTTTTGGACCGAGTCCTTCGCCAGGCCCACCTGCGATGACCGCGGGATTGCCCTGATCAGGCAGTTCTATTGTGAGAACAAGTGATTGAGCGCGTAGAAATGGTCGAGGGCATGAAATCAAAAAGTCTATCGTAGGGTGATTGGCAACATGGCCCAGACAGATGGCCTTGAAAGCATTGGATATCACAATGGGAGTGGAAAGCAGGATGAACTGTCTCGAGCGCAGAAATTAATTTCCCATGACAGCCTGGGCTGATTCTGGGCCGAATCCCAATCTCAACATTTTTCTGAATTCCTTCCCGAGACAAAAGCCGGAAACATTCAGAACTCTATGCCCGAAGAAGATAAGGGAAGTGGTGGATTGAATTGGAGCGGGCGAGGGGATTTGAACCCCCGACAACTTGCTTGGGAAGCAAGGACTCTACCACTGAGCTACGCCCGCTCACGAGATCAGGATTCGCATTCTAGGTGTGGGCTGAGTCTTAGTCAAGATACAAAAAATTGGCGAGCGGCTGAATTGGCTCTGCCGTCGAAGTCGGTCACTCCCGAATGTATCCGGATGAATCTATTCCCTGAATTCAATGATCGCAAATTTTCGCTTGCCAATTTTCATCGGATAGGATCGGCCAGGCTCGAAGGTCATCATCCCGTTGGGGTCCGCAAGCTTTTCTCCGTCCACCTGGACCCCGCCCTGGGAAACGAGCCGTCTGGCCTCAGATTTACTGGGCACTAAGCCCGTCCGCATCAGGAGGTCAACGACCGGCATGGAATAATCTTGCGAGTGGGGAAAATCCGTGGGAGTCAGTTTCACGCGAGCATCCGGTTCATCGGGAAAATCCCGCTTTTGAAATCGCTGTTGAAAATCAGCCTTGGCCTCTTCCACGGCATCCCTTCCGTGATATTGTCGAACAATCTGCTCGGCCAAAGCCATTTTGGCTTCCATCGGATGTTGATGCTTGACCTCATCCAAATTGCGGACCGTCAGCAGTTCGTAATAGCGCAGCATCAGGACATCGCTAATAGACATCAGCTTCCCGAACATGTCTGCCGGACGATCTTCCAAGGCGATATAATTCCCAAAGCTCTTACTCATTTTCCGGACCCCATCCGTGCCTTCTAACAACGGCATGGTGAGCACCACCTGCGGTTTTTGGCCGTAATCCCGCTGCAAGTCACGCCCGACAAGGAGGTTAAATTTCTGATCGGTTCCACCCAACTCCACATCGGCCTCCAACACCACGGAGTCGTACCCCTGCACCAAAGGATAAAGAAATTCATGCACGCTGATATGCTTTTGCTCCCGATATCGTTTTGAGAAATCGTCCCGCTCCAACATGCGCGCCACGCTATAATGTGAACACAACTCCACCATCTTTTCCACCCGCATGCCACTCATCCAATGACTATTGAATTCGATACGGGTTTTCTGTGGGTCCAGGGTTTTGAAAATCTGTTGTTCATAGGTTTTGGCATTGGCCAGCACCTGCTCTTTCGTCAGCGCCACCCGGGTTTCCGATACCCCGGTCGGATCGCCAATCATGCCGGTAAAATCCCCAATGAGAAAAATAACTTGATGCCCCAACTCCTGAAAGTGCTTGAGTTTTTGGATTAACACGGTATGACCCAAATGCAGGTCCGGCGCCGTAGGATCAAACCCGGCTTTAATCTTGAGAGGACGCTGTTCTTTTAAGGACTCCGCTAATTTGGCTTTTAATTCGTCGAGCTGAATAACCTCCACGGTTCCCCGAAGAATAAGGTCCAGCTGCCGGTTGATTTCTGAAGGTGTCATCTTGTAAGCCACGCTCTGTGAAAGTGAAAAATTAACTCCCGATCCCTATCGCCATGGTTGAGGCCCGGACACCAACAAGAGGGCGCAGTTGCTCCAACCGTTTTTTTCCAATACCCGGCACCAGAGCCAAATCTTCAACGCGTCGAAATGCTCCATGAGACGTTCGATGTGCCACGATTCGTCCTGCCAGGATTGGTCCAATACCAGGAAGATGCTCTAATTCAGCTAAGGTGCCGTCATTCAAGTCGACAGTAAACGCCGCGACTTCCCTGGATTGTCCACCTTCTCCCTTTACCCCCTCCTGAAGAGGCTGAACCACATTTCTTCCCACAAGGCGTGCCACGCTCACAACCTCGTCAGGACCACCCGCAGACCCGGAAGGAAGGGTGCGTAATGACTGAGCATCTGAGATTTCAAGCGGAACAACTGGAGAAAGGGACGGTTGCGGCCAACCAACCCAGTAAACGAAAAACACCCCCATTCCCAACAAGGCCATTTTCAACAGGAGCGAGCTTCCCCAGGAAATTTTGCCTGAATGCCTATCAGATGCTTGGAGCGAGCTGGCGGGAGACCTTGGCGGTTCAATGTCTTTCATCTTGAATCAATGAATTGGCTTCATTTTCGCTTCATAAGGATTATCAGCGCTTTCGCGCCTGGTGAATGGCCATGCCCTCCACATCCTCGGCTGCCTCCATCAACCCTTCCGAAAACGTCGGATGCGCATGGATCATGTTGGCGAGATCCTCAACCGTCAACCCACCCTGCATGGCCATGGCGGCTTCATGAATAAGGTCCGCCGCATGAGCACCGATAATATGAACGCCAAGAATTTTCTTGGTCTGTTCATCCGAAATCACTTTGAAATGTCCAAACGGTTCACCAACGGCCTGTGCTTTTCCGAGACCGGCATATTTAAATCGCCCGACCGCGACCGCCAACCCACGTTCCCGGGCCTGGGCCTCAGTCAGTCCGACACGCCCGATTTCCGGCAAGGTAAAAATTCCTGCCGGAATGACATCATAGTTAATGGCCTGCGGCCGGCCCATCGCGTTTGAGACGGCCACTTTTCCTTGGGCCGAGGCCACATGCGCCAACATGAATTTTCCCGTCACATCTCCAATCGCGTAAATACCGGGGACGGAGGTTTCCATTTTTTCATTGATCAGAATCTCACCCCTGGCTCCCACCTGCACGCCGACCTGTTCCAGCCCTAACCGGCCGGAATTCAGACGACGCCCGACCGAAACCAGCAGGTGGCCTGTCACCAGTTCTTCTCCCGAAGCCAGCGTTGCTCGCACTCCCTCATCAACAGCCGCCCAATTGGTAATCTGCGTATTGAGATAGAGTTGTATCTTGCGTTTTTTCAACTCACGAGTCATAGTGGAAATCGTATCTTCATCCTCAAGTGGCAGCACCGACGGCATCATTTCGACCATACTCACTTCCGTTCCCAACCCGCTCAACAAGCAGGCAAACTCACATCCTTCTATCCCACCGCCGACAATCACCATGCTCCTGGGAATCTCCGTGAGATCCAGCGCCTCCTTACTGGTCAACACGCGTTGGCCATCAATGGGAAACTGAGGCAGTTCAGGCCAGGAAGAACCTGTGGCAAGAATAATGGCGTCGGCATCAATGGTGGAAGAGGACCCATCAAGATGGGTAACCCGCACCTGCCGGTCATTAACCAGTTCGCCTCGCCCCGGCACGTGGGTAATTTTCCACTGCTTCAACAAGGTGCCGATTCCCTTTACGAGCCCACGAACCACTTCCTCCTTACGCGCAACCATGCGGGCAAGGTCATAGCTCACAGGCCCCTCAATGTTGAGGCCAAACGGCTGGGCATGCCGAACCCGCTCGCCAAGATCAATAAAGCCCAACAGGGTTTTACTGGGAATACAGCCCCAATTCAGGCACACCCCACCAAGCACCTGTTCCTCAAGGATCGTCACCATGGCCCCTAATTGGGCGGCGCGAATAGCCGCCACATACCCACCAGGACCTGATCCGATAATGACAATGTGGGGGGGGGAGGTGGTCATGATTCCTGTGAGGCTAAAAATGCCGTGTATTGCTCCGGCGTCATCAACCCATCCACCTCACCAGGATCGGCTAATTCCAGCACCGCGATCCACCCCTTGCCATAGGGATCCTGATTGAGTAGTTCGGGATGGTCCTGAAGTTCTGTATTTACTTGAAGAATTTTTCCGGTGACCGGCGTGTAAATCGTCGAAGTGGCTTTGGTCGACTCCACTTCTCCCAATTGATCTTCAGCTTGCAGCGAGGTTCCTACTTTAGGAACGTCCACAAACACTACATCCCCCAGGGCATCCTGAGCAAAATTGCTAATCCCTAAGGTCGCCTTTTTCCCTTCAACGCGAATCCATTCGTGTTCCTTGTGAAATCGTAAATCCTGTGGCTCCATTCTACCCCCTTTTGTTCGAAACGATGATGGCGTTCATAGTTGTCTGATGTCTCCCATGCACCTCATGAAGCGAGTGTCCCCAGCTGCATGAGGCAGGACAGTACCGGAGCATTCAAGAAAATGCGCGAAGATCGTGCACGACACCAATTCCCGAAGGAAACTCACCGAGCAGTGAGGTACTGCTCCCGCCGGTTCCCGGCACAATGCGCTTTCCTCTCTCCGCCGGCATACTCACCCATACCCGTCGCGGATCGTCAAGCACGGGTAGCAAGCGGGTTAATACCGCCTTCGTCGAAATGCGACGGAGCTTCTCAATGGCCGACACTTGATCGGACGAGGAGTGCCGGTCAATTTCCGGCCGCACAAAGAAAAATGAAAACGGGCGACGGATGGCTTCCATTGCGTCCTGGGCATAGTCCACCAGAGCCCGAACCGGATCGGTCAATCCATGTGGATGGAGCTCCAGACCACATTGAACCGTTAAGTGGCGTTTGCGAAGCTGGCCAATCAACTGCTCAACAACAGTCAATCGCTCACGAGCCTTCCATCCCGCCCAGCGCCAAAACACGGAATCTTCCTTAGAAGCGCCTGAAGGCCGGGTTGATCGACTCGCTAATTTCGATGCTTTGAGGGGATCAAACCCCGACTGAAAGGTCCGTACGGGATCAAAACTCACACCGAAGGCGGTTTGAAAACGGGTCAATCCCGACGGCGACACCCCGTCATACACCCCCATGGGGTAATCGTCGAGAAATACAAGACCATCCACGCTGTCCTCGGAAAGATGCGTGAGAAATTGATCGAGAAAACGTTGATACTCCGGATGAAAAATATCAAAAAACCTGGAATCCTGAACCTGGTGAGTGGTCGTATTATACCTGCCGTCCCGCCATTCCGGCAGAGGGGAATCATGCCAATTGCCAAGACAACGGAGATTCACTCCCACATACACCAACAGCTGCAACTGATGACTGCGTTCCACATATGAGCGTAGCAACGTCTGGAGATCAAGCAGATGGCGAGGGGACCGCGACGTCGTCCGCTGTTGATCGGTGTGGAATCCGGCTCCCTCACAACCCAAATCAATCAGCAGGGTGGTAATTCCATCAGCCTTCATCTTTTTTATTCCCTGGTCAAACCCTCCACTGGCCGGCAATTGTTCAAGAGTTAACCGGATGGCCTGAGTATCGAGAGGCGGCATCGTAAATTGTTCAAGTAATCGTTGAAGTTCATTGAACTGCACTTGAGCGCCGGCTTGATAAGGATTGGCGCTTCCCGCAACGGTGAGTATGCGGTACTGATCCCTGGCGGCTTCCCATTCTCCAACCTGACGATAGGCTTGAGCCAGCAACCATCGGCTTTGGACTTCAATGGGCTCTCCAGGAAGAAGCGCCAGCAAGCGCGTCAGTCCGCTAATAGCCTGCGGATAGGCTTTTCTCTCAAAATCATCCTTGGACCGTTGAAAGAGTTCTGCGTGAATCTGTTGAATATCCTGAGGAACGTCAGGTGGTGATGACTCAATGCCTTCATCGCGATCCTCCGGCACGGACTCGACGGCCGGGGGAGGAATGGCACCACTCACCGGTGGCCCCTGGGGAGGACGTGTTCGCCCGCATCCGGCCAAGAGCCCCAGGCACAACAGCAAACTACACATTTTCAACCATGTTGTCATATGGCAATACGTGCGTAGAGGGAAATTAATCCTAAACCTATACACTAGATTTATGAGGAGAAACATGCCCGCCGTTTTCGGCGGGCAGCGTACCGGAGTCAGTGGATTTTAGAAATACAGGCTCAGTTTGATCTTCCACTAGCCCAAATTGGATTCTGCGAAAAAGTACCGGATCTCAATTTGAGCATTCTCAGTGGAATCGGACCCATGCACCGCATTGGCCTCAATAGAAGCCCCATGCGCAGCCCGAATGGTACCCGGATCGGCTTTTTTCGGATCGGTCGCTCCCATCAAATCGCGGTGTGTTTTGACTGCGTCCTTTCCTTCCAACACCACAACCACCACCGGCCCCGAACTCATATAGGTCGTTAAGTCATTAAAGAAGGGGCGTTCTCGATGCACAGCATAAAACCCTTCCGCCACCCCTTTGGATAACCGCATCATTTTCATCGCAACCGGAAACAACTCGGCCTCTTCATAGCGGCGGATAATATCACCAATCGCATGTTTGGCCACCGCATCAGGCTTAATAATCGCTAACGTCCGCTCTGACATACTTCTCGTCCTTTCCAAAAAATCCCATAATAAAACCCTGTGAATAAGAAAGGAGCATTTTACGGCCCCTCCTAACCAGTTGCAATCTCAAGGCCACACTTAAACGGCTGTAATCACAATGACTTCGGCTGGCTGAAACACAACACACTCAGGGATGGAATGGGAATCAGGATGTTGATCCAGCGAACTGACACGCCACATTCCGGGAGAAGACGGGAGGGTGCCCAACTCATCGATGGCTACCTCAACCGTCTCTTGAGTATTGGTATTGAGACAGAGGAGTGCCCAACTGTGCGGATTTTCCAACGACCGCCGCTCCAAAACGCACAGATTGGGGTTGGCCATCGACCGTTGAACCAGATCCCCCTCCCCTTGCCAGAGCGGCACCTCCAACTTCAAGTGATTCACCGCACGGATAAAACTCTGCAAATCCCATCGGGGGGATTCCCAATCATCAGGAGTGGTCTCCACCACATGCAGGGATTGTTGAAATCCGAATTCATACCCCATCGGGATCATGAGGCCGGTTGAGAACAAGGCGGCAAAGGCATAGCGTTGGCGTTGAACCGCCTCATTCCCTCCCGACTCAGAAGCCAGACGCGGGGTATCATGCGACTCAGGAAACCCAATAGACGGCATAGCCTGAAATTCCCGATGCTGATTCAGACACCAGGCATCCTTGAAATTCCACCATTTGGAGCTGTTACAAAAAAAATGAAATCCCGCTTCTCCCAGCGCGCGCGTCTGCTCCAGGGTACAACCAAGATTCTCCGCCCAAAAGACGGCCTGCGGATTCACGCGTTGCGCCCGGTGAATAAGAAAGCGCCATAACTCACCGGGAACTTTATAGGCCGCGTCACACCGAAACCCCTGAAACCCCAATTCAAGGTACCGGTCAACCAATTGCCCCCAAAACTCCCAGAGATGTTCCCGGTCCGGAGAATGCCGATTATCAATTTCGGCTAAATCGCCCCACACCGTTTTCTTGCTGGGGTCATCCGGATCAACCGCATACGGATTTTCAACTTTTCCCTGACCATCCCGCATGTACCAGTCGGGGTGCTGGGTCACTAGGGAGGAATCGATGGCCGTGTGGTTTAATACGAGATCCACCATTGGTGCCAGGCCACATTGGGCAATACGTTGAAGCGTGGGACGTAACACATCAAGGCGCTGGTCCTGAGTCCCTTCCGGGAGAAATGCCGGATTCAGGAGATCATATTCTTTGATCGCATATAAACTTCCCGAGAATCCCGGCAGATGAATGGGATTCACAAAGAGCCAATTAAACCCCATGCCTGCCGCCCGTTCCGCGTGCGAGATCCAGCGATCACAAGGACCGGCCAGGCGAGGGAACAGATTATAAATAAGAGGAACGTGGTGCGAAGAGTGCATCAAGACAAACCTACGCTTTCTCCGGACAGACCTGAGGTGGACGGCTATCCGAAATCAGACCTTTTGAAAAGATGATTTTGCCAACCTGTTTCACATTGGCGCACAAGTCACCCAATCCGGGGGTGACCAACCGAAACGGCCCGCCTCGTTCGGAAGGAAACGGCGCGCCATTCTGTTCATACACAAGAATTCCGAAGTCTGCAGCTTGCTTGATGGTCAAACAAGCTGAGAATTTTCCGTCCTGCGATTCGAAGGTCACATGGTCGGCTCCCACATTAAGGGTTACAACATCAAGTATTGCTTGAAATTTGACGCCTCGGACACTCAGCCCTGGCATCACGGTGGGCAATTCAGACACCTGATGCGTGGCAGGAAGTTGTGCCAGCGTCGTTCGCGTAAAATTGAGAGTTTGCAAAATGGTCCCGTTCAACTCTATCGTGGCCTCGGTGGAAAGGCTGGATGCGGTCATGGCCTTAATGAATGCCGTCAACATGTCATTCATAGGGGTAGGCACCCCAAACGCCTTGCCTTGTTCGGTGATAAAACCATTCAGTTCATCAATCTCAGTGGGTCGTCCGGCCGACCAATCATCATACATCGACGTATGAATATCTCGAAGCTCT
Above is a window of Candidatus Nitrospira neomarina DNA encoding:
- a CDS encoding tetratricopeptide repeat protein, whose translation is MTTWLKMCSLLLCLGLLAGCGRTRPPQGPPVSGAIPPPAVESVPEDRDEGIESSPPDVPQDIQQIHAELFQRSKDDFERKAYPQAISGLTRLLALLPGEPIEVQSRWLLAQAYRQVGEWEAARDQYRILTVAGSANPYQAGAQVQFNELQRLLEQFTMPPLDTQAIRLTLEQLPASGGFDQGIKKMKADGITTLLIDLGCEGAGFHTDQQRTTSRSPRHLLDLQTLLRSYVERSHQLQLLVYVGVNLRCLGNWHDSPLPEWRDGRYNTTTHQVQDSRFFDIFHPEYQRFLDQFLTHLSEDSVDGLVFLDDYPMGVYDGVSPSGLTRFQTAFGVSFDPVRTFQSGFDPLKASKLASRSTRPSGASKEDSVFWRWAGWKARERLTVVEQLIGQLRKRHLTVQCGLELHPHGLTDPVRALVDYAQDAMEAIRRPFSFFFVRPEIDRHSSSDQVSAIEKLRRISTKAVLTRLLPVLDDPRRVWVSMPAERGKRIVPGTGGSSTSLLGEFPSGIGVVHDLRAFS
- the ndk gene encoding nucleoside-diphosphate kinase; translated protein: MSERTLAIIKPDAVAKHAIGDIIRRYEEAELFPVAMKMMRLSKGVAEGFYAVHRERPFFNDLTTYMSSGPVVVVVLEGKDAVKTHRDLMGATDPKKADPGTIRAAHGASIEANAVHGSDSTENAQIEIRYFFAESNLG